Proteins from a genomic interval of Chionomys nivalis chromosome 7, mChiNiv1.1, whole genome shotgun sequence:
- the Rnf43 gene encoding E3 ubiquitin-protein ligase RNF43, with translation MAGERGASAVLFDITEDRSAAEQLQQPLGLTWPVVLIWGKDAEKLMEFVYKNRKAHVRIELKEPPAWPDYDVWILLTVVGTIFVIVLASVLRIRCRPHRSRPDPLQQRTAWAISQLATRRYQASCRRVRAEWPDSGSSCSSAPMCAICLEEFSEGQELRVISCLHEFHRTCVDPWLHQHRTCPLCMFNIVEGDSFSQGLGASPSYQEPGRRLHLIRQHPGHAHYHLPSAYLLGPSRNSGAGPPRPRPFLPSQESRMGSRHQRLPRASHHRAPEEQQHLAVPQHPYAQGWGLRRLRCTPQHPTACPAALRRARPHDSSGSGESYCTERSGYLADGPASDSSSGPCHGSSSDSVVNCTDISLQGIHGSSSTFHSSLSSDFDPLVYCSPEGDLRGKGTQPRVTSRPRSLESVVPTGETRVSSHIHYHRHGHHHYKKRFQWHGRKPGPENVPQPRPTASQTPLQPEPSILDPKLTTPNPAASSLLPNTHRPRSLTEPAPGLAEAASPNPNSNPNSLLNLQKSSLPVRHPQRKRRGGLSEPLPTSRPQDLTVHPACQVFPRYSPSLAYPWPPEAHPLIFRPPGLDKRLLYEAPGPCYSRSQPVWLYLPPRQPLGPCSPGEGHSEWSSDMPEGRSCPYPHCQVLPAQPGSEEELEELCEQAV, from the exons ATGGCTGGCGAGCGTGGAGCTAGCGCGGTGCTCTTTGACATCACCGAAGATCGATCAGCGGCTGAGCAG CTGCAGCAGCCGCTGGGACTGACTTGGCCAGTGGTGCTGATCTGGGGTAAGGATGCCGAGAAGCTGATGGAGTTTGTGTACAAGAACCGGAAGGCCCATGTGAGGATTGAGCTGAAGGAGCCCCCAGCGTGG CCAGATTACGACGTGTGGATCCTCCTGACTGTGGTGGGCACCATCTTTGTGATCGTCCTGGCTTCAGTGCTGCGCATAAGGTGTCGTCCCCACCGTAGCAGACCG GACCCTCTTCAGCAACGGACAGCCTGGGCCATCAGCCAGCTGGCCACCAGGAGGTACCAAGCCAGCTGTAGGCGGGTGCGAGCCGAGTGGCCAGACTCAGGGAGTAGCTGCAGCTCGGCCCCTATGTGTGCCATCTGCCTGGAAGAGTTCTCAGAGGGGCAG GAGCTCCGGGTCATTTCCTGCCTCCATGAGTTCCATCGTACCTGCGTGGACCCCTGGCTACACCAGCATCGGACTTGCCCCCTCTGCATGTTCAACATCGTAG aaGGTGATTCATTTTCCCAGGGCCTGGGAGCCTCTCCATCTTaccaggaaccaggcaggagaCTCCACCTCATTCGCCAGCATCCTGGCCATGCCCACTATCATCTCCCCTCTGCCTACCTGTTGGGACCTTCCAGGAATTCAGGGGCCGGCCCCCCAAGACCTAGGCCCTTCCTGCCCTCCCAGGAGTCAAGAATGGGCTCTCGGCATCAACGCCTCCCCAGGGCTTCACATCACCGGGCCCCAGAAGAACAGCAGCACCTGGCCGTACCTCAGCACCCCTACGCGCAGGGCTGGGGGCTGAGGCGCCTCCGGTGTACCCCTCAGCACCCCACAGCTTGCCCAGCGGCCCTGCGTCGGGCCAGGCCTCATGATAGCAGCGGGTCTGGAGAAAGCTACTGTACAGAACGCAGCGGCTACTTGGCAGATGGGCCGGCCAGTGACTCCAGCTCAGGGCCCTGTCATGGCTCTTCCAGTGACTCAGTGGTCAACTGCACAGACATCAGCCTGCAGGGCATCCATGGCAGCAGTTCGACCTTCCACAGCTCCCTGAGCAGTGACTTTGACCCCCTGGTGTACTGCAGTCCCGAAGGGGATCTCCGAGGGAAAGGAACACAACCTAGGGTGACTTCTCGACCCCGTTCCCTGGAGTCAGTGGTGCCCACTGGGGAGACGCGGGTTTCCAGCCACATCCACTATCACCGCCACGGCCACCACCACTACAAAAAGCGGTTCCAGTGGCATGGCAGGAAGCCTGGCCCAGAAAATGTCCCTCAGCCCAGGCCCACTGCTTCTCAGACTCCGCTCCAACCGGAGCCATCTATCTTGGACCCGAAGTTGACCACGCCCAACCCGGCAGCTTCTTCACTGCTCCCCAACACACACCGGCCCAGGTCTCTTAcagagccagctcctggcctaGCAGAAGCTGCCAGCCCCAACCCCAATTCCAACCCCAACAGTCTTTTGAACTTGCAGAAATCCAGCCTCCCTGTCCGACACCCACAGAGAAAACGGCGGGGTGGCCTCTCAGAACCCTTGCCAACCTCTCGGCCCCAGGACTTGACTGTGCACCCAGCTTGCCAGGTTTTCCCCCGTTACAGCCCCAGCCTAGCATACCCttggcccccagaggctcatccATTGATCTTCAGACCTCCAGGCCTGGACAAGAGGCTGCTGTATGAAGCCCCAGGCCCCTGTTACTCGCGGTCGCAGCCTGTGTGGTTGTACCTGCCCCCCCGCCAGCCTCTGGGACCATGCTCTCCTGGAGAGGGACATTCCGAGTGGAGCTCTGACATGCCAGAGGGCAGATCATGCCCTTATCCACACTGCCAGGTGCTACCAGCCCAGCCTG GCTCGGAGGAGGAGCTTGAGGAGCTCTGTGAACAGGCGGTGTGA